A single genomic interval of Balaenoptera musculus isolate JJ_BM4_2016_0621 chromosome 14, mBalMus1.pri.v3, whole genome shotgun sequence harbors:
- the GALR1 gene encoding galanin receptor type 1, which produces MELAAGNLSEGNASGPEPPAPEPRPLFGIGVENFITLVVFGLIFALGVLGNSLVITVLARSKSGKPRSTTNLFILNLSIADLAYLLFCIPFQATVYALPTWVLGAFICKFVHYFFTVSMLVSIFTLAAMSVDRYVAIVHSRRSSALRVSRNALLGVGLIWALSIAMASPVAYHQRLFHRDVSNQTFCWEQWSSQRHKKAYVVCTFVLGYLLPLLLICFCYAKVLNHLHKKLKNVSKKSEASKKKTAQTVLVVVVVFGVSWLPHHVIHLWAEFGVFPLTPTSFLFRITAHCLAYSNSSVNPIIYAFLSENFRKAYKQVFKCHVRNKSPLNDTKENKSRIDTPPSTNCTHV; this is translated from the exons ATGGAGCTGGCGGCCGGGAACCTCAGTGAGGGGAACGCGAGCGGGCCCGAGCCCCCCGCCCCGGAGCCCAGGCCTCTTTTCGGCATCGGCGTGGAGAACTTCATCACGCTGGTGGTGTTCGGCCTGATCTTCGCGCTCGGCGTGCTGGGCAACAGCCTGGTGATCACGGTGCTGGCGCGCAGCAAGTCGGGGAAGCCGCGCAGCACCACTAACCTGTTCATCCTCAACCTGAGCATCGCCGACCTGGCCTACCTGCTCTTCTGCATCCCCTTCCAGGCCACGGTGTACGCCCTGCCCACCTGGGTGCTGGGCGCCTTCATCTGCAAGTTCGTCCACTACTTCTTCACCGTGTCCATGCTGGTCAGCATCTTCACCCTGGCCGCGATGTCGGTGGACCGCTACGTGGCCATCGTGCACTCGCGGCGCTCCTCCGCCCTGCGGGTGTCCCGCAACGCGCTGCTGGGCGTGGGCCTCATCTGGGCGCTGTCCATCGCCATGGCCTCGCCGGTGGCCTACCACCAGCGCCTCTTCCACCGGGACGTCAGCAACCAGACCTTCTGCTGGGAACAGTGGTCCAGCCAGCGCCACAAGAAGGCCTACGTGGTGTGCACCTTCGTCCTCGGCTACCTGCTGCCCCTCCTGCTCATCTGCTTCTGCTACGCCAAG GTCCTTAATCATTTGCATAAAAAGTTGAAGAACGTGTCAAAGAAGTCAGAGGCATCGAAGAAAAAG acCGCGCAGACGGTGCTGGTGGTGGTCGTGGTTTTCGGGGTCTCCTGGCTGCCACACCACGTCATCCACCTCTGGGCTGAGTTTGGGGTCTTCCCACTGacacccacctccttcctcttccGGATCACCGCCCACTGCCTGGCGTACAGTAATTCCTCCGTGAATCCCATCATTTACGCGTTTCTCTCTGAAAATTTCAGGAAGGCTTATAAGCAGGTGTTCAAGTGCCACGTTCGCAATAAGTCACCTCTTAATgacactaaagaaaataaaagtcgaATAGACACCCCGCCATCAACCAATTGCACTCACGTGTGA